In Deinococcus carri, one DNA window encodes the following:
- a CDS encoding SPFH domain-containing protein — translation MNELEKSPATVGPEGGVSPRSGVASVERPAFGLPGVPAVLLWLVLVALAAWLIFSGLSVVLGIGLGVLAFFALIGFFVVQPNQAKVLTLFGRYVGTERRNGFYWTNPFTVRQNVSLRIRNFNSERLKVNDQMGNPIEIAAVIVWRVVDSARAVFDVEDYAEFVAIQAETALRHLAAQYPYDDYDGRTLSLRGNPDEVAEALGRELDTRLRHAGVEVLEARLSHLAYSPEIAGAMLQRQQASAIIAARQQIVQGAVGMVEMALRELEGQDIVRLDEERKAHMVSNLLVVLTSERGTQPVVNAGSLY, via the coding sequence ATGAATGAACTGGAGAAGTCGCCTGCCACCGTCGGCCCCGAGGGAGGCGTCTCGCCCCGAAGTGGGGTGGCGAGTGTCGAGCGGCCCGCGTTCGGGTTACCGGGTGTGCCGGCGGTCCTGCTGTGGCTGGTGCTGGTGGCCCTGGCGGCCTGGCTGATTTTCAGCGGTCTGAGCGTGGTGCTGGGGATAGGTCTGGGCGTGCTGGCGTTCTTTGCCCTGATCGGCTTTTTTGTGGTGCAGCCGAACCAGGCCAAGGTCCTGACGCTGTTCGGGCGTTATGTCGGCACCGAGCGCCGCAACGGCTTCTACTGGACCAACCCCTTCACGGTGCGCCAGAACGTCTCGCTGCGGATTCGTAACTTCAACTCCGAGCGGCTGAAGGTGAACGACCAGATGGGCAACCCCATCGAGATTGCCGCCGTGATCGTGTGGCGGGTGGTGGACAGTGCGCGTGCCGTCTTCGACGTCGAGGACTACGCCGAGTTTGTCGCCATCCAGGCGGAAACGGCGCTGCGCCACCTCGCCGCGCAGTACCCCTATGACGACTACGACGGGCGCACCCTCTCGCTGCGCGGCAACCCCGACGAGGTGGCCGAGGCGCTGGGCCGGGAACTCGACACCCGGCTGCGGCACGCGGGGGTGGAGGTGCTCGAAGCCCGCCTCTCGCACCTGGCGTACTCGCCGGAAATCGCCGGGGCGATGCTTCAGCGGCAGCAGGCCAGCGCGATTATCGCGGCCCGGCAGCAGATCGTGCAGGGGGCGGTCGGCATGGTCGAGATGGCCTTGCGCGAACTCGAAGGGCAGGACATCGTGCGGCTCGACGAGGAACGCAAGGCGCATATGGTCAGCAACCTGCTGGTCGTGCTGACCAGCGAGCGCGGCACCCAGCCGGTCGTGAACGCCGGGAGCCTGTACTGA
- a CDS encoding ribbon-helix-helix domain-containing protein, protein MPPRKNYPLRISPELYAALERWAADELRSVNAQIEYLLTQSVRQAGRGKPAPEAAEGEQEEKK, encoded by the coding sequence ATGCCCCCCCGCAAGAACTACCCCCTGCGCATCAGCCCCGAGCTGTACGCCGCCCTGGAACGCTGGGCCGCCGACGAACTCCGCAGTGTGAACGCCCAGATCGAGTACCTGCTGACCCAGAGCGTGCGGCAGGCGGGACGCGGAAAACCCGCGCCGGAAGCGGCAGAAGGTGAGCAGGAAGAGAAGAAATAA
- a CDS encoding YeeE/YedE family protein: MTRAPHIPGVHTESASVPRTNTGLLAYLLAGLFFGVVLVKSEAASWYRIQEMFRFQSFHMYGLIGSAVLTGLVTTALLRRFGHTRGGERICVTPKEPGWRRYVLGGLIFGLGWGLAGVCPGPVFVLLGAGIWPMLVVLAFALLGTYLYGVLREKLPH, encoded by the coding sequence GTGACCCGCGCCCCCCACATTCCCGGCGTTCACACGGAATCCGCGTCCGTCCCGCGCACGAACACCGGCCTGCTGGCCTATCTGCTGGCGGGCCTGTTCTTCGGGGTGGTGCTGGTCAAGAGCGAGGCGGCGAGCTGGTACCGCATTCAGGAGATGTTCCGCTTCCAGTCGTTCCACATGTACGGCCTGATCGGGTCGGCGGTGCTGACGGGACTGGTCACCACGGCCCTCCTGCGCCGCTTCGGCCACACGCGCGGGGGCGAGCGCATTTGCGTCACGCCCAAGGAGCCGGGCTGGCGGCGGTACGTCCTCGGCGGCCTGATCTTCGGCCTGGGCTGGGGGCTGGCGGGGGTCTGCCCCGGCCCCGTCTTCGTGCTGCTGGGCGCGGGCATCTGGCCGATGCTGGTGGTGCTGGCCTTTGCGCTGCTGGGCACGTACCTGTACGGCGTCCTGCGGGAAAAGCTGCCCCATTAG
- the murQ gene encoding N-acetylmuramic acid 6-phosphate etherase, with protein sequence MTMPPSSPLPDTRRTEGVHPDHPDLDRLDPLALVQALADDQRAAVEAVRAAAPALAGVVEAALPRLERGGRLVYVGAGTSGRLGVLDATELTPTFSWPPERAVPLIAGGERAIRQAVEGAEDDAEAGRADVCGAGVGPGDVLIAVAASGTTPYVLGAVRAARSLGALTVGLANNPGAPLLAAADCPVLLDTGPEVISGSTRLKAGTAQKIALNTLSSALMVRLGKVYGNLMVDVRASNAKLEARAVRLTCHATGAAEAEARAALEQAGGSVKTALVMLRLGLGAAEAGARLAAAGGHARAALGEG encoded by the coding sequence ATGACGATGCCCCCCTCCTCTCCCCTGCCCGACACGCGCCGGACAGAAGGCGTCCATCCCGACCATCCCGACCTCGACCGGCTGGACCCGCTGGCGCTGGTGCAGGCCTTGGCCGACGACCAGCGCGCGGCGGTGGAGGCTGTGCGCGCGGCGGCCCCCGCCCTCGCCGGGGTGGTGGAGGCCGCGCTGCCCCGGCTGGAACGCGGCGGGCGGCTGGTGTATGTGGGTGCGGGCACCAGTGGGCGGCTGGGGGTGCTGGACGCCACCGAACTCACGCCGACCTTCTCCTGGCCGCCCGAGCGGGCCGTGCCGCTGATCGCCGGGGGCGAGCGGGCCATCCGGCAGGCGGTGGAGGGCGCGGAGGACGACGCGGAGGCGGGCCGCGCGGACGTGTGCGGGGCGGGGGTGGGGCCGGGGGACGTGCTGATCGCGGTCGCCGCCAGCGGCACGACGCCCTACGTGCTGGGCGCGGTGAGGGCGGCGCGGTCGCTGGGCGCGCTCACGGTGGGGCTTGCCAACAACCCCGGCGCGCCCCTGCTCGCCGCCGCCGACTGCCCCGTGCTGCTGGACACCGGGCCGGAAGTGATCAGCGGCAGCACGCGCCTGAAGGCCGGAACCGCCCAGAAGATCGCGCTGAACACGCTGTCGAGCGCCCTGATGGTGCGGTTGGGCAAGGTGTACGGCAACCTGATGGTGGACGTGAGGGCCAGCAACGCGAAGCTCGAGGCCCGCGCCGTGCGCCTTACCTGCCACGCGACCGGCGCGGCGGAGGCCGAGGCCCGCGCCGCGCTGGAGCAGGCGGGCGGCAGCGTGAAGACGGCCCTGGTGATGCTGCGCCTGGGCCTGGGCGCGGCCGAGGCCGGGGCACGCCTCGCGGCGGCAGGCGGGCACGCGCGGGCCGCCCTGGGGGAAGGATGA
- a CDS encoding ParA family protein: protein MRTLTFFNHAGGVMKSSLTRDVGHTLAQAGLRVLVVDLDPQANLTDWLGVSGVSREQTVYDTAATGAPLPSPVAAHGLHLIPSDVSLALAEGQMMGVVGAHLHLRQALQAVADQYDVVLIDSPPSLGQLSILGALAADHLVVPVPTRQKGMNALAGLSEAMATYRKLRPDLTVALYVPTLYDARRSHDREALAALQGMLRPLASPIPDRGAVWNDSASAGQPVGVYAPGSPVHQDVLRATAEIARAAHLNVQIPGVEA from the coding sequence ATGCGGACGCTGACGTTCTTCAACCATGCGGGCGGGGTCATGAAATCCAGCCTGACGCGCGATGTGGGGCACACGCTGGCGCAGGCGGGATTGCGCGTGCTGGTCGTGGATCTCGACCCCCAGGCCAACCTGACCGACTGGCTGGGCGTGTCGGGGGTAAGCCGTGAGCAGACCGTGTACGACACGGCCGCGACGGGCGCACCTCTCCCCTCCCCGGTCGCCGCACATGGCCTGCACCTGATTCCCAGTGACGTCTCGCTGGCCCTGGCCGAGGGGCAGATGATGGGCGTGGTGGGCGCGCATCTGCATTTGCGGCAGGCGCTTCAGGCCGTTGCCGACCAGTACGACGTGGTGCTGATCGACAGCCCCCCCAGCCTCGGGCAACTCTCCATCCTGGGCGCGCTCGCGGCGGATCATCTGGTGGTTCCGGTGCCGACCCGCCAGAAGGGCATGAACGCGCTGGCGGGCCTGTCCGAGGCGATGGCGACCTACCGCAAGCTGCGCCCCGACCTGACGGTGGCCCTGTATGTCCCTACGCTCTACGACGCCCGGCGCTCGCATGACCGCGAGGCGCTGGCCGCCCTCCAGGGCATGCTCCGGCCCCTCGCCAGCCCGATTCCGGACCGGGGTGCGGTCTGGAACGACAGCGCGAGCGCGGGACAGCCGGTGGGGGTCTACGCGCCGGGTTCACCCGTTCACCAGGACGTGCTGCGGGCGACGGCTGAGATTGCGCGAGCGGCCCATCTGAACGTGCAGATTCCGGGAGTGGAGGCGTGA
- a CDS encoding DsbA family oxidoreductase — MTPSPATPTQVYFDFLCPFAWRGLELADVLRRERGLPFRLRHYSLVQGNHTENPERKAPTWWLTEQAADEGSAAQQGSLRAFLAAQAAARQGEEAAWAFTLALFRAKHERRAELDGDTVHTAAREAGLDLARFEADLADEAGLRQALTEDLRDAAALGVFGTPTFVLPDGNAAYLRFSQLVREADAAQTLWDLYAEVLHSGAGIETVKRPR, encoded by the coding sequence ATGACCCCTTCCCCGGCCACCCCCACCCAGGTCTACTTCGACTTCCTGTGCCCCTTCGCCTGGCGCGGCCTGGAACTGGCAGACGTGCTGCGCCGTGAACGTGGACTGCCCTTCCGCCTGCGCCACTACTCGCTGGTTCAGGGCAACCACACGGAGAACCCGGAGCGCAAGGCCCCGACCTGGTGGCTGACCGAGCAGGCGGCCGACGAGGGGAGCGCGGCGCAGCAGGGCAGTCTGCGGGCTTTTCTGGCGGCCCAGGCGGCAGCGCGGCAGGGGGAGGAGGCTGCCTGGGCCTTCACGCTGGCCCTCTTCCGGGCCAAACATGAGCGCAGGGCGGAACTGGACGGGGACACCGTCCACACGGCGGCCCGGGAAGCCGGCCTCGACCTGGCCCGTTTCGAGGCCGACCTCGCGGACGAGGCGGGGTTGCGCCAGGCCCTGACCGAGGACCTGCGGGATGCAGCGGCGCTGGGTGTCTTTGGCACGCCCACCTTCGTGCTCCCCGACGGGAACGCCGCCTACCTGCGCTTCTCGCAGCTTGTCCGCGAAGCAGACGCCGCCCAGACCCTGTGGGACCTGTACGCCGAGGTACTGCATTCGGGGGCGGGCATCGAGACGGTCAAGCGGCCCCGCTAG
- a CDS encoding MBL fold metallo-hydrolase — MTPALALPVTSAPLEVRVQPLYANVYLLTSPAGRLVVDAGALPYAGRFARLLRDFQPDALLLTHHHVDHAGGAFVAARLGIPVLAHPLERPFLTGEDHRLPYPAGRPGLGKLVSRLHPKVPPSTLHAVHPGEQVQGWEVVALPGHTHGQIGLLRGGVLLAADALLGSTDGAHLPRAAYNDDHREAVRTLQAIAELDLQAILPGHGGPLTPKQVRQRARRDLPTS, encoded by the coding sequence GTGACCCCGGCACTCGCCTTACCTGTCACGTCTGCCCCGCTGGAGGTCAGGGTCCAGCCGCTCTACGCGAACGTGTATCTGCTGACCTCTCCTGCCGGTCGGCTGGTGGTGGATGCCGGGGCGCTTCCCTACGCGGGCCGCTTCGCGCGGCTGCTCCGCGACTTTCAGCCGGACGCCCTGCTGCTGACCCACCACCACGTGGACCATGCCGGGGGAGCCTTTGTCGCCGCGCGGCTGGGCATCCCCGTGCTGGCGCATCCGCTGGAGCGCCCCTTCCTGACCGGGGAGGACCACCGCCTGCCCTACCCGGCGGGACGCCCCGGCCTGGGCAAACTCGTCTCGCGCCTGCATCCCAAGGTGCCACCCAGCACACTGCACGCGGTGCATCCCGGCGAGCAGGTGCAGGGCTGGGAGGTCGTCGCCCTCCCCGGCCACACCCACGGCCAGATCGGCCTGCTGCGGGGCGGCGTGCTGCTGGCCGCCGACGCCCTGCTGGGCAGCACAGACGGGGCACATCTCCCCCGCGCCGCCTACAACGACGACCACCGCGAGGCCGTGCGGACGCTTCAGGCCATCGCTGAGCTGGACCTCCAGGCCATCCTGCCCGGTCACGGCGGGCCACTCACGCCGAAGCAGGTCCGGCAGCGGGCGCGGCGGGACCTTCCCACGTCCTGA
- a CDS encoding HU family DNA-binding protein, translating to MLLTMTKKSTKAPAKKTAAKAPAQEEAKPSRNAGKEGGSGKVAKTQLVEMVADKANLTKKQSEEAVSAMLGVIVDAIKGGQSVGLPGLGTLSVKQTAARTGVRPGTSERIQIPAGKKVAFKVASTLKSSLGVTDDAAAE from the coding sequence ATGCTGCTCACCATGACGAAGAAGTCAACGAAGGCACCGGCCAAGAAGACCGCCGCCAAGGCCCCCGCGCAGGAAGAGGCCAAGCCCAGCCGCAACGCCGGCAAGGAGGGCGGCAGCGGCAAGGTCGCCAAGACCCAGCTCGTGGAGATGGTGGCCGACAAGGCCAACCTGACCAAGAAGCAGAGCGAGGAAGCCGTCAGCGCGATGCTCGGCGTGATCGTGGACGCCATCAAGGGCGGCCAGAGCGTGGGCCTGCCCGGCCTGGGGACGCTGAGCGTCAAGCAGACCGCCGCCCGCACCGGTGTGCGCCCCGGCACCAGCGAGCGCATCCAGATTCCCGCCGGCAAGAAGGTCGCCTTCAAGGTCGCCAGCACCCTCAAGTCCTCGCTGGGCGTCACGGACGACGCGGCCGCCGAATAA
- a CDS encoding YeeE/YedE family protein — protein MTELLDLLRSPWPWYVGGPLIGLMVPLLLWLGNRSFGISSNLRHVCAILLPERARPGFFRHDWRAERWNLMFAAGLVLGGLVAGVWLADPQPAHLSPAALRSLHSLGVSVQPGLVPAKMTDLTQPGVWALLALSGLLVGFGTRYGGGCTSGHAITGLSTLQKPSLIATVAFFAGGILSANLLLPLFLAVIR, from the coding sequence ATGACTGAACTGCTCGACCTGCTCCGCTCGCCCTGGCCCTGGTACGTGGGTGGGCCGCTGATCGGCCTGATGGTGCCGCTGCTGCTGTGGCTGGGCAACCGTTCCTTCGGGATTTCCAGCAACCTGCGCCATGTCTGCGCGATCCTGCTGCCCGAGCGTGCCCGGCCCGGCTTCTTCCGCCACGACTGGCGGGCCGAGAGGTGGAACCTGATGTTCGCCGCCGGGCTGGTGCTGGGCGGTCTGGTGGCGGGGGTGTGGCTCGCCGACCCGCAGCCGGCCCACCTCAGCCCCGCCGCCCTCCGGTCGCTGCACAGCCTGGGCGTATCCGTGCAGCCCGGTCTTGTCCCGGCCAAAATGACCGACCTCACGCAGCCGGGGGTGTGGGCGCTGCTGGCCCTGTCCGGCCTGCTGGTGGGCTTCGGCACACGCTACGGGGGCGGCTGCACCAGCGGCCACGCGATCACTGGCCTCAGCACGCTGCAAAAGCCCTCGCTGATCGCCACCGTCGCCTTTTTCGCGGGCGGCATCCTCAGCGCGAATCTGCTGCTGCCCCTCTTCCTGGCGGTGATCCGGTGA
- a CDS encoding aldehyde dehydrogenase family protein — MTTTLTRVPLLIGGQAVQTEAQDSVASPYTGEALYHVARADERHLRQAIASAQAAFAEYRRWPAHRRADALRRASALLAERADLFAHTIASEAGKPLKAARVEVARSVENLGFAADEAAQMAGQGIPLDASRFGEGRLGFTVREPRGLIAAISPFNFPLNLALHKVGPALAGGNTVILKPAPQTPLTANLIGELIVDAGFPAGALNVLHGGAELGAALTSAPEIALVSFTGSPQVGEIIKRGSGLKPVVLELGNNSANLVDADSDVELAARKLAPVSFAYQGQVCIHPQRLIVHADAYDAFREAFLTAARALVVGDPLDEQTDVGPLINPASLTRLQGWIQEALDLGGRLLLGGTPQGNILPPTVLEDVPEEAHLVREEAFGPVVVLSRAASWSEAIAAANRSRYGLQTGVFTRNLGHALEAVRDIEAGGVIVNDPSTFRVDQMPYGGIKDSGFGREGARSSLEELTYVKTVVLS; from the coding sequence ATGACCACCACCCTGACCCGCGTGCCCCTCCTGATCGGCGGCCAGGCTGTGCAGACGGAAGCCCAGGACAGCGTCGCCAGCCCCTACACCGGCGAGGCGCTGTACCACGTCGCCCGGGCGGACGAGCGTCACCTGCGGCAGGCCATCGCCTCTGCCCAGGCGGCCTTTGCGGAGTACCGCCGCTGGCCCGCGCACCGCCGCGCCGATGCCCTGCGCCGCGCCTCGGCCCTGCTGGCCGAGCGGGCCGATCTGTTTGCCCACACCATCGCCAGCGAGGCCGGGAAGCCGCTCAAGGCCGCCCGTGTGGAGGTGGCGCGCAGTGTGGAGAATCTGGGCTTTGCCGCCGACGAGGCCGCGCAGATGGCCGGGCAGGGCATCCCGCTGGACGCCAGCCGCTTCGGGGAGGGCCGCCTGGGCTTCACCGTGCGCGAGCCGCGCGGCCTGATCGCCGCCATCAGCCCCTTCAACTTCCCGCTGAACCTGGCGCTGCACAAGGTCGGCCCGGCACTGGCGGGCGGCAACACCGTGATTCTGAAACCGGCCCCCCAGACGCCGCTCACCGCCAATCTGATCGGTGAGCTGATCGTGGACGCCGGCTTTCCCGCCGGGGCGCTGAACGTGCTGCACGGCGGCGCGGAACTGGGCGCGGCGCTGACCTCTGCCCCCGAGATCGCGCTGGTGTCCTTTACCGGCAGTCCGCAGGTGGGCGAGATCATCAAGCGCGGCAGCGGCCTCAAGCCCGTGGTGCTGGAGCTGGGCAACAACAGCGCCAACCTCGTGGATGCCGACAGCGACGTGGAACTCGCCGCGCGCAAGCTCGCGCCCGTCAGCTTCGCCTACCAGGGCCAGGTGTGCATTCACCCGCAGCGCCTGATCGTCCACGCCGACGCCTACGACGCCTTCCGCGAAGCCTTCCTGACCGCCGCCCGCGCCCTGGTCGTGGGCGACCCGCTCGACGAGCAGACCGACGTGGGGCCGCTGATCAACCCCGCCTCGCTGACCCGCCTGCAAGGCTGGATTCAGGAGGCCCTGGACCTGGGCGGCCGCCTGCTGCTGGGCGGCACGCCGCAGGGGAACATCCTCCCGCCGACCGTGCTGGAGGACGTGCCGGAAGAGGCCCACCTCGTGCGCGAGGAGGCTTTTGGCCCAGTCGTGGTGCTGTCGCGCGCCGCGAGCTGGTCGGAGGCCATCGCCGCCGCCAACCGCAGCCGCTACGGACTTCAGACCGGCGTCTTTACCCGCAACCTCGGGCACGCCCTGGAAGCCGTGCGCGACATCGAGGCGGGCGGCGTGATCGTGAACGACCCCAGCACCTTCCGGGTGGACCAGATGCCCTACGGCGGCATCAAGGACAGCGGCTTCGGGCGCGAGGGCGCGCGCAGCTCGCTGGAGGAACTGACCTACGTCAAAACCGTCGTGCTCAGTTGA
- a CDS encoding replication initiator protein A, with protein sequence MAEKGTKRFDELNIARLSLISVQERIPPDYRDWSVELEDGERRYRVTCQAMPEYGVPHGIDTDISAALVNLYIDQGAPSDGSVTCTPYQLLQMAGLDTSGRYYAALDESLKRLLTTNYFIAEGWRDHPRKRWTNVNFRYIDRLEFTSGDENRLDASSVLKITLPQEIARSVRSGYLKPLDLSFMQTLRRPPTRALYRLLDSQRRDPENPERVSMTYEVGLMEWAEACKIVTDRPSMAQRTLDAAHEELLEKGFLKSVEYLGRGKKKLLHYTFGEAFIPPDPLLVQSLAEIGITHTRALQLVREHGEALVEDTLSRYQTIVSGGYKPRSRPAFFVDLLKNPEKYQTGEGAVLPSEGPQKAQQGRKKGERSQEASEGPSRPLQEEEDSDAALRALPREAQVEEVMRTLTFLLRNDLKLPELDTLRLALDEGLEDPLDVKAWVLRGVSSGQKAAMIRDLRARLSLRPLLQ encoded by the coding sequence GTGGCCGAAAAAGGAACCAAACGCTTCGACGAACTCAACATCGCGCGGTTGAGTCTCATCAGCGTTCAGGAACGCATCCCACCCGACTACCGCGACTGGAGCGTGGAGCTGGAAGACGGCGAACGCCGTTACCGCGTCACCTGTCAGGCCATGCCCGAGTACGGGGTGCCCCACGGGATTGACACTGACATCAGCGCGGCGCTGGTGAACCTGTACATCGACCAGGGGGCACCATCAGACGGCAGCGTGACCTGCACGCCCTACCAGCTTCTGCAAATGGCGGGCCTGGACACCAGCGGGCGCTACTACGCGGCGCTCGACGAGAGCCTCAAGCGCCTGCTGACCACGAACTACTTCATCGCGGAAGGCTGGCGCGACCACCCGCGCAAGCGCTGGACCAACGTCAATTTTCGCTACATCGACCGGCTGGAGTTCACCTCGGGCGACGAGAACCGCCTGGATGCCAGCAGCGTCCTGAAAATCACCCTGCCCCAGGAGATTGCCCGCAGCGTGCGTTCCGGCTACCTCAAGCCGCTGGACCTGAGTTTCATGCAGACCCTCCGGCGGCCCCCCACCCGCGCCCTGTACCGCCTGCTCGATTCGCAACGGCGCGACCCCGAAAATCCCGAGCGGGTGTCGATGACGTACGAGGTGGGCCTGATGGAGTGGGCCGAGGCCTGCAAAATCGTGACCGACCGTCCCAGCATGGCGCAGCGCACGCTGGACGCTGCCCACGAGGAACTGCTCGAAAAGGGTTTCCTGAAAAGCGTCGAGTATCTGGGGCGCGGCAAGAAAAAGCTCCTGCATTACACCTTCGGGGAAGCGTTCATCCCCCCGGACCCCCTGCTGGTGCAGAGCCTGGCCGAGATAGGAATTACCCACACCCGCGCGCTGCAACTCGTGCGCGAGCACGGCGAGGCGCTGGTGGAGGACACGCTGTCGCGCTATCAGACCATCGTCTCAGGGGGGTACAAACCCCGCAGCCGACCCGCCTTCTTCGTGGACCTCCTGAAGAACCCAGAGAAGTATCAGACTGGTGAGGGGGCCGTGCTGCCCTCAGAAGGCCCTCAGAAGGCTCAGCAGGGCAGGAAAAAGGGAGAGAGGTCGCAAGAGGCCTCCGAGGGGCCTTCACGGCCCTTACAGGAGGAAGAGGATTCGGACGCTGCCCTGCGTGCCCTCCCGCGTGAGGCCCAGGTCGAGGAGGTGATGCGGACGCTGACATTCCTGCTGCGTAACGACCTGAAGCTGCCGGAACTCGACACCCTGCGTCTCGCGCTCGACGAGGGGCTGGAGGACCCGCTGGACGTGAAAGCCTGGGTTCTGCGCGGCGTGAGCAGCGGGCAAAAGGCCGCCATGATCCGCGACCTGCGTGCCCGCCTCAGTCTGCGGCCACTGCTGCAATAG
- a CDS encoding ParB/RepB/Spo0J family partition protein — protein MSRKARPAIGARLTGLVEGVEALGQPAATTLPVQSLQPGVFQPRSHFAPEALSELARSIREQGILQPLLVRPLGDGRYEIVAGERRWRAAQEAGLSEVPVLLRDLTDTQAQLAAAVENLQREDLNVLEEVRARLQVAASTLGVPAGEAVARLFALDRRPEEDPEAVARLDAVFSALGRESWRSFVKNRAAVLNLPEEVQAAVRAGLDYRKALVVGRVADEDERARLLQAALAGATVQALREQVTPAQRSGETADPLQAVARRLADRRTLAGLDAARRRKVERLLRQIGELLDPA, from the coding sequence GTGAGCCGCAAGGCCAGACCCGCGATCGGGGCGCGGCTGACCGGACTGGTCGAGGGTGTGGAGGCACTCGGGCAGCCCGCCGCCACGACCCTGCCGGTGCAGTCGCTTCAGCCCGGCGTCTTTCAACCGCGCAGCCATTTTGCCCCGGAGGCGCTGAGCGAACTGGCCCGCAGCATCCGCGAGCAGGGTATTCTCCAGCCCCTGCTGGTCCGGCCCCTGGGTGACGGGCGCTATGAGATCGTGGCGGGCGAACGGCGCTGGCGGGCGGCGCAGGAGGCAGGTCTGAGCGAGGTGCCGGTGCTGCTGCGCGACCTCACCGATACCCAGGCGCAGCTGGCTGCCGCCGTCGAGAACCTGCAACGGGAGGACCTGAACGTCCTGGAGGAGGTGCGCGCCCGCTTGCAGGTGGCCGCCTCGACCCTGGGGGTGCCCGCCGGGGAGGCCGTGGCCCGCCTCTTTGCCCTGGACCGCCGCCCGGAGGAAGACCCGGAGGCCGTGGCCCGCCTGGACGCTGTGTTCAGTGCCCTGGGCCGCGAAAGCTGGCGCAGCTTCGTGAAGAACCGGGCGGCCGTGCTGAATCTGCCGGAGGAGGTGCAGGCCGCTGTCCGCGCTGGCCTGGACTACCGCAAGGCGCTGGTGGTGGGGCGGGTGGCCGACGAGGACGAGCGTGCCCGGCTGCTTCAAGCGGCCCTGGCCGGAGCGACAGTCCAGGCGCTCCGGGAACAGGTCACACCTGCTCAGCGGAGCGGGGAAACGGCCGACCCGCTTCAGGCCGTGGCCCGCCGCCTGGCCGACCGCCGGACCCTGGCCGGCCTGGACGCGGCCCGCCGCCGCAAGGTGGAGCGGCTGCTCCGGCAGATTGGCGAGCTGCTCGACCCGGCCTGA
- a CDS encoding serine hydrolase domain-containing protein: MIPRRTRELLAEAVERGGLCGAALGVVGADGQRETLVLGHAATEPERLPLQEDVWWDLASLTKPLFTAREVLRAVEEGLLDLDDALSVHLPDLAWMQDTPLRTRTLRHLLTHTAGLPAWAPLYTWGEAATIRARVLQEVWPLTLLGEVVYSDLGYILLGTVLERVRGRPLRELALDPGLTFTPDPASTVATERCPWRGRTLRGETHDENGFALGGVAGHAGLFGTLAGVLAQAEGLLRGGWLSPAAQTAATCPEVPGRTLAFVAAQHGWSGGSLTSPQAFGHTGFTGTGLWVDPPRGLAWVLLTNRVHPSRHGTLDIQGLRRAVGNTLLAGL; the protein is encoded by the coding sequence ATGATTCCCCGGCGCACGCGGGAGCTGCTGGCGGAGGCCGTGGAGCGTGGGGGCCTGTGCGGCGCGGCCCTCGGCGTGGTGGGCGCGGACGGCCAGCGCGAGACGCTGGTGCTGGGGCACGCGGCGACCGAACCCGAGCGTCTGCCCCTGCAAGAAGACGTCTGGTGGGACCTCGCCAGCCTCACCAAGCCGCTGTTCACCGCGCGGGAGGTGCTGCGGGCGGTGGAGGAAGGCCTGCTCGACCTCGACGACGCCCTTTCCGTCCACCTGCCGGACCTCGCCTGGATGCAGGACACGCCGCTAAGGACCCGGACGCTGCGGCACCTGCTCACGCACACCGCCGGACTTCCCGCCTGGGCACCGCTCTACACCTGGGGCGAGGCGGCCACCATTCGGGCACGGGTCTTGCAGGAAGTCTGGCCGCTGACCCTGCTCGGCGAGGTGGTGTACAGCGACCTGGGGTACATCCTGCTGGGCACCGTGCTGGAGCGTGTGCGCGGCAGGCCCCTGCGTGAGTTGGCGCTCGACCCCGGCCTCACCTTCACGCCCGACCCGGCCTCGACCGTCGCCACCGAACGCTGCCCCTGGCGCGGGCGGACGTTGCGCGGCGAGACCCACGACGAGAACGGGTTCGCGCTGGGCGGGGTGGCGGGCCACGCGGGCCTGTTCGGAACGCTGGCGGGCGTGCTGGCGCAGGCGGAAGGGCTGCTGAGGGGCGGCTGGCTCTCGCCGGCCGCGCAAACGGCAGCGACCTGCCCCGAGGTGCCGGGCCGCACCCTCGCCTTCGTGGCCGCGCAGCACGGCTGGAGCGGGGGCAGTCTCACCAGCCCGCAGGCATTCGGGCACACCGGCTTCACGGGCACCGGGCTGTGGGTGGACCCGCCGCGCGGCCTCGCCTGGGTGCTGCTGACCAACCGCGTGCACCCCTCGCGGCATGGCACGCTGGACATCCAGGGGTTGCGGCGCGCGGTGGGAAACACGCTGCTGGCGGGGTTGTAG